The bacterium genome segment GCCCGCCGCCAGCGCCCCCTCCTGCACGACGTACAGGCTCCCCATCTCACCCGTCGCCCTAGCGTGCGTCCCGCCGCATAGTTCCCGTGAGTAGTCCCCGGTCTCCACCAGCCGGACCTCGCCCGAGTACTTCTCGCCGAAGAGCATCATCGCCCCGAGGCGCCTGGCCTCCTCTAAGGTTACTATCCGCCAGCGCACGGGGTCGTTCTGGAGAATCTTTTCGTTGACCAGCCGAGTGATTTCCGCCAGTTCGTTCTGTGTGATCGCCCGGGGGTGGTTCAGGTCGAAGCGGAAGTAGTCGGGCCCGACCCAGGAGCCGGCCTGGACGGCGTGATCGCCCAGGACTTTCCGCAGCGCCCAGTGAAGAATGTGCGTTGCGCTGTGGTGGGCCTGGATGCGCCGCCGGCGGGATTCGTCCACCGACGCCCGGACGGTTTCCCCGACAGCCAGGGGACCGCTTTTAACTTTACCGACGTGCAGGTGAGCCCGGCCGGCCTTCCGGGCGTCCGTAACCGTGAAGACGCCGCCCCCGTCAGTCGTGAGCTCGCCCGTATCGCCGACCTGCCCGCCCGACTCGGCGTAGAATGGCGTCTCGTCCAGGACCACCGTGCCCTCCGCGCCCTCTTCCAGGGTGTCCACCGGCCCGTGGTCGGCGTCGAAGAGCGCGACGACCCGGGATTCCAATTCCAGCGCGTCGTAGCCGCGGAAGACCGTTTCCAGACCGGTCACCGTCGGCCCCCCGTCTACGGAGTGGAAGCGGGCCGAGGCCCGCGAGGTCTCCCGAGCCGCTTCCAGCTCCGCCTCGAAGCCCTCCAAGTCCACCGTCAGGCCCCGCTCCTCGGCCATCACCGCCGTCAGGTCCACCGGTAAGCCGAAGGTGTCGTAAAGCGCATAGGCGTCGCGCCCGGAGATGATTTTCCCGGAGAGATTTTTGACGATGCCCCCAAAAACCTCCATCCCGGCGGCGAGGGTCCCGAGGAAACGCTCCTCCTCGCGGCACAGCGCCTCTTTCGTCCGCTCGGCCCGGAGGAGGATGTCGGGGTAGCTCGACCTCAAGACGTCGTTGACCGAGTCCACCAGCCGGTAAACGAACGGCTCTTTGGCGCCGAGCTCGAAGCCCAGCCTGCCGGCCCGCCGCAGGAGCCTCCGCAGGACGTACCCCCGCCCCGTGTTCGAGGGGAAGATACCCTCGGCGAGCGTCACGGTGAGCGCCCGGGCGTGGTCGGCCACGGCCCAGAGCCGCGGGCGGACGGCCGGGTCGTCGGGGTCGCGGCCCACGATGACCGCCGCCGCTTCGATGATCGGCCGGAAGAGGTCGGTGTCGTAGTCGTTGGCCTTTCCCTGCAGGATGGCCGTCAGACGGTCCACGCCGAGGCCGGTGTCTATCCCCCGGTTGGCGAGGGGGGCCAGGGTGCCGTCGGGCTGCATGTCGAACTGGGGGAAGACCAGGTTCCAGTACTCCACGAAGCGTTCGCACTCGCACCCTGGGCGGCAGTTGGGACGTCCGCAGCCGCGCTCGGGGCCGTTGTCCCAGTAGAGCTCCGAGGATGGGCCGCAGGCGCCGGTTTTCCCCGCCGGACCCCAGAAGTTGTCATCGGCGCCCAGCCGAATCACGCGCTCCGCGGGTATGCCGATGACCTCCCGCCAGAGCCGGTGCGCCTCGTCGTCGTCGGTGAAGACCGCGGCGTGGATGCGCTCCGGGTCCATCCCGTAGACTTCCACGGAGAGCTCCCAGGCCCAGCGGACGGCCTCCTCCTTGAAGTAGTCGCCGAAGGAGAAGTTGCCCAGCATCTCGAAGAATGTGTGATGGCGCGGCGTCCGGCCCACGTTCTCCAGGTCGGTAAGCCGGAAGCACTTCTGCAGGGAGCAGGCCCGGGCCGGCGTGAAGGGCACCGGCACCGTTCCGGCCCAGTACGGCTTGAACTGGACCATCCCCGCCGAGTTGAAGAGTAGGCTGGGGTCGTCCCGGGGCACCAGCGGTGCCGAGGGGACCTCGGTGTGCCCGCGTTGGACGAAAAAGTCCAGGTAGGTGCGCTTTATCTCGTGGCTGGTCGGCATTTTTACCTGATTGATTGGTCGGTGCGCGTCAACGGGGCGATTATAACAGGCCCCCGGCGGGGGGCCAAGCATCCGCGGTCGGGTCGGCCGAATCAGGGCACGGGCCAGAAGGCGAAGAGCGGCACCAGCTCCGCCGTGACCGCCTGCTCCGCCCGGTCCGGGTCGTTGGAAAAGCAGGTCAGCTCCACGGTCTCCACCACGCCGTCCACGGGGATGCGCTCGGTGCTCCCCCGCAACTCGTAGGGGCTCTCGTGGGGCGCCAGCTCGAACCGGGTGTCCCAGGTCACCGTGTCCTGGGGGGTGGTCTCCCCGCTTCCCGCGTAACCGCCGACGATTTGGAAACCCTCTATAGGCAGCGGCCGTCCCAGGTCCACGGTGACCCTCTCCCCCCGCCACACGGTTTGGGGGTCACCGTCGAACAGTTGTTCGGCGCCGGGGGAATCGGTGGAGATAAGCGGGGAGAGCTTCCCCGTGGCCAGGTCCAGCTCTTGCCACCGGGCCAGCCCCCTGGGTGGATAACCCGGGTCGCAGCCCCAGGGCATGGTCCAGAACGCCGGAGCGGCGGCCGTCTCCTCGGCCAGAACGACCGTCCGCCCGTCCCGACTGGCGACGGGGAGGACCCACCCCACTTCGGGCAGCACCTCGGTCACCATATCGGTCGTCAGGTTCCAGCGCAGGAGCGGCTGCAGGTCGAGGAACTCGTCCGAGGCCGGGGAGTGGGGGTGGAAGTTCATGTAGAGCGCATCCCCGTCGTCGGACCACTCGAGCAGGTGGACGCTGACCCGGACCTGGTCCGTCTCCACGGGGAAGGTCCGCCGCCCGACGACCTCGCACTTTCGCGCCAAGCCGTAGATGATGACTTCCACCTGGTGCTCGTCGCCGCCGATTGCCGCGGCGAGCCGGTTTCCCTCCGGCGACAGGGCGTACTTGACGAAATCCGGCTGGCCGGGCAGCTCGTACATGTCCACGACGAAGCCCAGGTCGGCGTCGTCCACGTGCATGCGTCGGATGCGCAGGTTCGTCGGGTCCGCCCCGTCCCGCCGCCCGAAGTAGATGTAGCCGTCGAGGCAGCCCAGGAGAAAGTCGCCCTCGCCCATCGCCAGCTCGAATGTCCGGCTGCGCCGCACCAGGACGGCGGTGTCGTCTCCCGGCGTCCATTCGAGGTCGTAGCCCTCGCCGGCAATCTCGACCCTCGGCTCGTAGAGCTCCGACCAAGTGTAGTGTGGCCGGTCGAGCCCGGCGGCGGCGAGCGTCGCCGTGAACATTAAAATTATCAACAGCTTGCGGATGAGCATATCAACCCCTTAAAGAAAACGGCCGATGAGATACCACCAGGCGCCGGTGGCGAACATGACGAGGTTTACCAGCAGCAGCGCGCCGCCCACGATGTGGCAGGCCCGCCACGGCTTCCACCGCTTCTCGACAGCACCTTGGCGGCGCAGAGCGCCAGCCCGACGAAGCCGACCACCGAGCGCAGCACCACCCGGTCCGTATTGCCGCGGAGGCCGTGGGCCACGATGCAGATGCCGGTCAAGAGGACGTAGAGGCCCAGGGTCGCCCAGCCGAAGATTCTGTGCCTGCGGCGCAGCCTAGCGCCCTTATCCGGATCCCGCTTGGCCGCCGGGCGGGAGGAGTAGATGAGGACGTACGCGGTGAGCGCCGCCAGGAGCGTCAGGACGGTCAGGCAGCTCTTGAGGAGCCACGCGGCGAAGCGGTCACCGGGGGCTGCGGGACCTCGTGCCCCGCCTCGACCCACCCCGCGAGGCTGTACCAGTGGGCCGCGTAGTAGAGGCCGCGCTCGTTGCGCTCTCCGCCGCCCCGGGGATCGAGGTGGCGGTAAACGCAGTCCTTGCGCTCCCGGTCCGCGAACTCGGGCCGGGCGGAGGCGCACACGACGAGAATGAGAACCGCGAGAAAGGTGAATTTTTTCATGGCGAGGCGTGGGTGAAGACGCCGAATCCGCCCCAGTACGCCGGGCTGGCGAAGCTCTCCCGGGTCGAGAGCTGGGCCCGCCGGAGCGCCTCGGCGGGCGGGAGTCCGTCGGCGAGGCCCAGGAAGAGGTTGCGGACGGTGATGGCGGTGGCGATGTCCGATGTGCGCCAGAAGGTGGCGGCCACGGCGTCCGCTCCGGCGAAGAGGAAGGCCCGCGCCAGGGATAAAAATTCCAGGCCGTCGGCCCCCTCGGGCACCGCCGTGTTGCCAGGGGCATTACTCGCTACGCTCGTTTCGCAGGCCGAGAGGACCGCCAGCTCGCAGTGCAGTGGCAGGGCCAAAATTTCCCTCACCGTGAGCAGGCCGTCCTCGCCGACCGGTGTCGCGGCGTCACCTTCCTCCGCCGGCGTCAGCAAGAGGGCCGAGGAGAGCGGGTCGCCCGGCACGAGCCGGGTGTGGGTGGCCAGGTGGAGCCGGCGGGCCTGGCCGGCCAGCTCGTAGTAGCGGCTCTCCAGGGCGGCCTTGCCGGTGAACGGGGCCGGTCCGCCGGGGAACAAGCCGGCGATACTCTCCGCTTCTTTCTCGGCGAAGGGGAGGTCGTCCTGGGGGTTTCCCGTACTCGGATTGGCGAAGCTGACCAGCGGCAGCTCGCCGTAGGCGTCGTTCACGGGTGCGAGCCAGGCGGTGAAGCTCGGCGCGTAGGCCAGCGAGAAGCGGTCCAGCAGGCAGCCTTCCCCGAAGGGCAGGATGGCGAAGGGCACGTAGGAGAGCTCGCCGTCGGGGATTATCAGGAGCTCGTCCACGTCCTCCGCGGAAAGCTCCGCGGTCCAGGGTCCGATGACCTCGGCGGCCAGGGCGGTGGCGAGCTCGTCGAAGCGGGTCTGGTCGCCCCGGGAGGTGAACAGGCCGACCAGTTCCCGGGCGGCGCTCCGGGTGGCCTGGGCCGGTCTTTCGACGACCCTCACCCCGTCGCCGTCCACCAGCCAGCTCCAGAGGCGGTCGCCGTCCAGATGGTAGACCAGGGCCACCCGGCGGTCGCCGACGCCCCGGATGATTTCCTCCGCCGTCGCCGTCTTCCCGACGACCCCGGCGAAGGCGGGCCGGCGTTCGGCTATCTCCCCGACCAAATCGCCCTCTTCCGCCAGCGCCCCGGCCAGTCCCACGTCGCTCTCCGCCCCGAGGAGGAGGGAAATCCGCCGGGACAGCTCGATGTACCGGGTCAGGGCCTGCCCGAGCTCCAGGTCGCGCCAGGGTATGTCCGCCGCCGCCAGGGTCCGTTCGCCGACGACGGAGCGGCAGGTTTCCTCCAGCTCGAGGCTCCGGTTATAATCCCCGGCCTCGAGGGCGAGCTCGATCCCGTGGGTGAAGAGCTGCTTGGGCCCGACGAAGATGCCCTGGTGGGCGGAGGAGAGCGGCGATTCGGGCGCGGCCTGACGCACGATGTCCAGGGCCAGCGCGAACTCGGCCAGGGCCGCCTGCCGGTCCCCCCGGTACGCGGCCAGACGGCTGAGCTGGTGGTGGACCCGCCAGAGGAGGTCGGGCCGCGCGGTAACGACCGCCCCCCTCCGGGCCCGGTCCAGGCAGTCGGCCGCTTTGGCGGGGTCGTCGGGGAGGACGAGGCGGGCCACGTCGCAGTAGCCCAGAATCGTCCGCGGGTTCGTCAGGTCCGCGTCCGCCAGGTAGCGCTCATGGAAGGCGACGGCCTCGGCGGTATTCCCCTCCAGCTCGGCGACGGCGGCCAGGTGCCGCAGGTCGTTCGAAACCCCGTGGGAATAGCCGATCCGTTGGTCCTCGGTCAGCGCCTCCTCGAAGTGGACGCGGGCGATGCCCAGGCGACCGCTGAGGCGGTACACGAGGCCCAGGTTCGAATGGGCCGCGGCCGTTTCCTGGGCGTCGCCGGAGGCTACGGCCTTCTCCAGGGCGGCCGTCGCCGCGGTGAGCGCCTCGTCGAACCGGCGCATTCCCAAGAGCGACAGCGCCTCGCTGCCCAGGAAACGGGCGATGAGACCGGGAGGCCCGTTCTCCCCCAGCTCCGCGAGAACCTTTCGGCTTATCTCCAGGGACTCCTGGAAGGACTGGTCCTTCCAGCACGCCTTGGCCAGGCCGAAGAGGTTGTCCAGGCGCGCCGTGGGCGCGTCGGGCTCGCCGGGGTACTTTTCCGCTTTCGCGAGACCTTCCGTGTGGTACGCCCTGGCGGCGGAGATGTCGCCCTTCTCCGTGGCGATGAAGCCCAGGAGCGCCAGGGCCCTCGATTCGCCCACCGGGTCGCCCAGCCCGGCGAAGGTCAGGCGGCTCTGTTCGGCGTAGCCCCCGGCCTTATCCTGGTCGTCCAGGTTGGCCTGGTACAGGTTCCCCAGCTCGAGCATGACCTGGGCCCGCATCGCCTCGCGCTCGACCCCCGAGGCCAAGTCGGCGGCCAGGTTGTACTCCTCCGCGGCCTCCTCGAAGCGGTACATGCGCACCAGCAGGCGGGCGCGGTCGAGATGGCCGGCAAGGTAGGGGTCGGTCAGGGCGGTAACCTCGGGCCCGCCGAGCTCGCCCAGGGCGCTCAGGTAGTCGCCGTTGGCCTCCAGCGCCGCGTCCAGGTCGCCGGCCTCCCAGATTCAGTTTCCCCGAATCGCGCGCGGCGCCGACGGCGGCCCCCCAGAGCTGAAGTTTCTTCTCGTTGTCCCCCAGGCGCTCCGCCATCCCCGCGGCCTTGAGGAACTGGTACAGGGCGGTCTCGAAATCCCCATCCCCCTGGTAGGCCAGGGCCGAGCGGACCGTGCTCGAGAACTGCTCCTCGGCGAATGTGCGCGCCTCGGCGTCGGAGAACCCGGCGAACCCCAGGAGCATCGCCCCGGCCCAGTCCGTCGCGGACGGGTACTTCTCCCGCACCTCGAGCTGGGCCCGCCGGACCGCCTCGGCCGGCGGCTCGCTCAACCGACGGCGCGCGAAGGCCTCCGCGAAGAGGCTCCGCGCTCCGTCGTCGGCCGTGTCGGGGGAGAAGATGAGGCTGGGCACCCCGGCGTACGTGAAGCACCGGCACAGGACGGACAGACCTTTGCCGAGGACGGGACCCAGCTCGATCCAGATTCAGGTTTCTTTGAGGATCACGACGTTGATGTTTAGGGTGTTGCCCAAGAGCGCTTCGCTCCTGGGCGGCTTGGCGGGCCGAATCCGGAACGCCGATGCGGCCCACGAAGAACATCGGTTTCGAGTAGCTCGCGTTCCGGGCGTCGTAGCAGTAGGTCAGCTCGGAGAAGGAGGCTACGACCGCCACCGGGGTCGTCTCGACGAGCGGCCGACCGTCCCCCGCCGAGAGGGCGGGCCAGGGGACGCGCCAGAGCACGCCGTCCGGCGCGATGTAAACGGTTCGGGCCCCGCTTATCTCTCCCGCATACGGCGAGAGGAGAAGGCGCCCCAGCTCGACGAGGGCTTCGGCGTCCCCGGCGGACACCCGGTCCACCAGCTCCCGGGCCGCCGTCCGGTTCAGCCCGATCCGCGTCTGCCGCACGCCGTCGGAGTCCATAAGCCAGGCGTAGAGGCCGTCGCCGGCGAAGAAATAGGTGAGCAGAATTTCGCCCCCGCGCAGCACATCTTCGGCATCCTCGAGCCCGGAGGGGTATACCCCCACCAGGGCCGTCAGGATGGGTTTCCGATTGTGCTGTTCCTCGACTATCCCGCGGTAGTGGAGCCGTTCGTCCACCAGTTGCCGGCGCAGCCCCTCCATCTCCCCGGTCACCGTGGGGTCCGTGGAGAGGCTTCCGGCCGAGATTTGGTTGCTCAAGTCGGATATGCGTTCCTGGGTGAAGAGCTCGTCTCCCAGGAACAGCTTGTCTATCTCGCTGGCCAGCTCGAGATCCCGGTCGGCGAAGATGCTTGCCAGGTAAGCCTGCTGCTGGCGGTCAACCTGGCGGAGCGCATCCTCGGCGGATCCCGCGTCGGCCAGGAGAATCACCATTTTCTCGTACAGGTCGCGGATCTCGGCGAAGGTCACCGATAGGGGCACGGTTTGGCTCTTCTGGCCGATTTCGCGCTCGACCGTCTCCAGGGCTTGTTCCAGGTAAACCTTGGCCCGGCCGGATTCCCCGCGCGAGAGGTAGAGCTCGGCCAGGGAGCGGCTCGCCCGCCAGGACAGCCGATCCAGGGCGAAGAGGTTCGCCCGGTCCCGTGCCCGCTGCAGGAGGTTCTCCGCCTCGGCGAAGTCGAGCTGCACCAGCGCCACCCCCCGGTTGTGCTCGCAGGCCACCGCGCCGGCGGCGTCACCCAGGGTTTCGTACGCGCTCTGGGCGACGAAGAAGGCGGCTTCGGCCTTTCTTATGCGCTCGTACCGCTCGACCGGGGTCTCGTTGTCGCCCGCGAGGTACAGTCGGAGAAGCCCGCGGGCGTTGGCGATGCGCGCCCCGAGCTTCGGGTCCGCCACGCTGTAGAGTTTGGGGGCGTATTCCTCGAGCGCCGTCTGGACCTCGGTGGCGATGCCGCGGAGGTCGGTCGTCGCTTCGTCCGTCCCCATATCGGAGAAAAGTTCCCCGGCGGGTGAACCTTCCATGCGCATCCGGTCGGAGATGTTCATGGCGATTTCCGCCAGGTTGGAAAGCGCCACGAGCGCGCCCCGGTACGCCCCGCCCACGAGGCACGCCTTCATGGAGGCGAGGTAGTTCTTCGCCGCTTCGGCCAGGTCGCCCAGCTTGTAGGAGAGGTAACCGATCCGGTTGTAGATTCTACCCCTCTCGGCGGAGGCCACCTCCTCGTTCTTCTCGCCGGAAGTCTCCTCGAAGAGGGCCAGGCGCTCTTCGTAGCAGGCGATAGCCGCGCGGTAGTCCCCCCGACGGGATTGGCACTTGGCGGCGAAGGTGTAGATGAGCTCCTTCTCACCGGCGAGGTCGAACCCTCGGGCCGCCTCCGAGGAATCGCCCACCAGGCCCGCGCTGAAGGAAAAGTCCAACAGACCGCTGCCGGCGGTCGAATATCGGGCCCGGCCGAGCTGCTCCAGGACGTCGAGCGCCTGCTGGAAGTAGTCTAGGGCGTCGGTGTAGAGCTGGAGGAAGTAGTAGCAGACGCCGATGTTTCTGAGGGCGTAAGAGCGCTTGGCGCGGGCGGCCAGGGCCCTCTCGGCGGCGCGGGTGCGATCGCCGAGGTCCGTCAGGTCGGCGGCGGCGGCCTCCTCCCGCTGGGCCACCCGGCTGTAGAGGTCGGCGGATTGGATGAAGCAATTCAGCGCCTGGTCGTAGGATTCCTGTTCGAAGTAAACCAGGGCCTGGCCGTCGGTGCACATGAGTACGCCCACGTCGTTGCCCAGCTCGGCGAAGATGTCCCGGGCGATACCGTAGTGCCGGACCGCCTCCGCGTAGTTCTCGGTGTGGCGGGCGCAGCGTCCGGCGTTGAAGTGGTAGCGCGCTTCCACCTCCGCCTCACGCGGGACGGTCATCAGCTCCTCGCGTCTCGCGTAATGCTCGTAGGCCGGGCCGAAGTTGTACAACAGGTAGCTGGCGTTGCCGAGGGCGAGCTCGATGTCGGCCTCGAAGTCCGGGTACTCCGCCTCGTCGTTCTGGGCGCGGGCGAGGTTCAGGTAATCCATCGCATGCTCCAGAAAATCGCCGGCCGCCCGCTCGTCGTCATCCCCCCTTTCCCTGACGGCGCGCTCGAGCTCGATCCAACCCAGGGTGAACCAGGCGGCGGGAAAGACGAAGCGGAGGCCCACCGCCTGGTGGATCTCATCCTCCGCCATGGACAGCTCCCCGTAGTTGACCCCGCTCCCCGGGCCGGTGGAGGGGTAGGTCAGGGCAAGCCCGAGGGCGTAACGGGCGATGGGGTCGTCGGGATGGTCCCGAAGGCGGTCCCGGTACTCCTGTACGATGTCGTCCCGCTTGCCCATGTCCTCGCAGTAGAGCTTGACGAGGGCGTGGTGGACCCGGTCGTTCGAGTAATCGAAGTTCATGGCGCGACGGATGAGGGCCTCGGCGCGCTGGAGGTCGTTGCGCTGCCTGTAACCGTCCGCTTCATCCAGCAGGAGCCGGCGGAGGATCCCCGAGGCGCGGATGGACTCCAGCCCCCCGGAGAGCTCGCCGTATTCACCCACGATGCGCTCGAGGGCCGTCGCGGCCTCCTCGGGGCGTCCGAGATCCTTCTCCAGGTCGGCGATTTTGAAAAGGACGCTCACCCCCAGGAAGCTCGCCCGCGGGTAATCCGCGAGAACCGTCCGGTAGGCGACCAGGGCTTCCTCCTCCTGGCTCATCCGCTTGAGCTCATCGCCGATTTGGGCCTGGGCGTAGCCGGCCAGCTCGGGGTAGTCCGCGAAATCGCGGGTCATATCCTCCAGGGCCACAATCCGCTCAACGTCCCGCATGTTGCCCACGGTGAGGCTCACCAGATCGCGTTGGGTCAGGTTCTGCCACCTCTTCTCGGCGGGGTAGTTCGTGAGGACGTAGAGGTAGCGTTCCCGGGCCTTGTCGTGGCGACCCATGCGCTCCAGGGAGCGGGCCGCCTTGAAGTCCGCCTCGGCGCGCAGGCTGAAATCGGAGCCGAGACGCGCGGCCGTGTCGTAGCTCTCCAGCGCCTCCTCCACCCTGCCCACGCGGTAGAGGATGTCCCCGGCCAGGACGAGGCAGCCGCAGGCGACCTCGGGAACGTACTCCACGGTTTCCACCGCCATGTCCCGCGCTCGGGCCAGGAGGTCGGGGGTTATCTCCTCCACCGTCCGGCCCTCCTCCACGTACCGGTAAGCCGCGGGAAGCTGGTCGAAATAGATGGCCCCGAGCCACTCCTGCTGGAGCTTGGACAGCACGCTCTCCGCCCCGGCGGTGATGCCCCCCGGCCAGCGGCCGACCACGCCCGCGCGCTCGATACCGGCCTGTCGGGTCCAGCCTAGGTTCTCCATGGCGGAGGCGAGCTCGAGCTGGGCCCGGGCGGACAGGTCATCCTGACGGTAGAAGGCGTCCACGAAAAGGGTGAAGGCCAGAAGCCTGGCAAGGGGATCCTCGACGATTCCCCGCGCCAGACGCAGGGCGGTGGAGGGGTTTTTCGGCATCTCGGGGGGGGCGAGCGGCATGCTCCAGATGTCGCCGTTGGTGGAGCGGTCAGAGCTGAAGTAGACTAAGACGCCGTCGGTGTCGGCGAAGCCGTCCCAGTTGGCGCCCGCGGTGAGGCGACGGTAGGCCGCCTGGCCGGGTTTCAACCGGTCGGCCGCGGCGGCGCCGGGCAACCCGCCCTCGAGGATGTGCTGCAGCGGCTCCGCTTCCAAAAAGCAGAGCTGGGCGTTGTCCCGGGTGTCCACGACGCCGTCCGAGTTCGTGTCCAGAGCGAAGCGGGTGAAGAGAATACCCTCGGGTCTCCAACACGGCCGGACCATGACCCCCGCCTCGGACACCAGGGTTCTCCGCGTTCCGTCCGATAGCCGCCGGGCCTCCAGGGTGCTGCCGCCCACTCCGGGGACGACGTAGCACAGCCAGATCCCGTCGGGGGAGAGGGTCGGGTTGGCGCCGCCAGCCTCGGTGATGCGCTGGAGCCCATCGCCCGTCCGGTCCACCCGGTAGATGTTGGCCAGGTTCGGGGACGGTTCCCATTCGGCGTCCGCCGACCCGGGAGGGGGTCGGTAGTCGGCGGGCTCCGACCGGGTGAAGTAGATGTAGTTCTCGTCGGGCGTGGGTTCGGGGGTCTCGTCGCGGCCCAGATGGTTCGTCAGCCGCGTGGTGAAGCCGATTTCGATGCTGTAGACGTATATTTCTCCCTCGGGATCGTCGCGGGTGCTGGTGAAGTAGATTTTGGTCCCGTCGGGCGACCAGACCGGGTTGTAATCGTCGGCGGTGCTGGTCGTGAGCTGGGTGAGCTCGCGGCTCTCCAGGTCCATGAGCCAGATGTCCATGTTCCCGCTAGAATCGGAGACGAAGGCGAGCCGGTTGTCCCCGCGGTCTACCACCGGGGAAGAATCGAAGGAAAAGCGGGTGGTTATTTGAATCGGCTCGGGCAGGGGGAACGTATCGGGCTCCTCCGCCTCGGGAGTATCACCCCGGGCGGTCGGCGCGAGGAGGGCCAGCAGGAACGTGCAGAAAAGCGGGTGGAAACGCGGCATGGAATTATGGGTTACGGCTTCGCCGTCTAAGATGCACGAAAGGGGGCTCCACGATTATACACGCCGTCGCCCGCGTTGGGTATCACTCGACGGGGCTGCGCCTTGTCAAAGGACCGCGGAGGTGCTACCATTCGAGTGAAAGAGGGCTTTGTCCCGTAAGGCGATACACATTTTAAAAGTCACTGTTCCACGCAGGTGGGCGAACACCCTGGGAGGTTGAGATGAAGCCAACGGTGGTGGTGCTCCTCTTCGTCGCCCTCGTCGCCTCATTTTCGGCCGAGTTTTCCGGGAAGAGGGGTTACGGTCGTTTCGGTTTCCGCGCCGCCTATCCCATCGCCCTCACCGAGCCCTACCCGAAAACGTTCGAGAATGTCGCGAGCCCGGAGTATTCGACC includes the following:
- the alaS gene encoding alanine--tRNA ligase, with translation MPTSHEIKRTYLDFFVQRGHTEVPSAPLVPRDDPSLLFNSAGMVQFKPYWAGTVPVPFTPARACSLQKCFRLTDLENVGRTPRHHTFFEMLGNFSFGDYFKEEAVRWAWELSVEVYGMDPERIHAAVFTDDDEAHRLWREVIGIPAERVIRLGADDNFWGPAGKTGACGPSSELYWDNGPERGCGRPNCRPGCECERFVEYWNLVFPQFDMQPDGTLAPLANRGIDTGLGVDRLTAILQGKANDYDTDLFRPIIEAAAVIVGRDPDDPAVRPRLWAVADHARALTVTLAEGIFPSNTGRGYVLRRLLRRAGRLGFELGAKEPFVYRLVDSVNDVLRSSYPDILLRAERTKEALCREEERFLGTLAAGMEVFGGIVKNLSGKIISGRDAYALYDTFGLPVDLTAVMAEERGLTVDLEGFEAELEAARETSRASARFHSVDGGPTVTGLETVFRGYDALELESRVVALFDADHGPVDTLEEGAEGTVVLDETPFYAESGGQVGDTGELTTDGGGVFTVTDARKAGRAHLHVGKVKSGPLAVGETVRASVDESRRRRIQAHHSATHILHWALRKVLGDHAVQAGSWVGPDYFRFDLNHPRAITQNELAEITRLVNEKILQNDPVRWRIVTLEEARRLGAMMLFGEKYSGEVRLVETGDYSRELCGGTHARATGEMGSLYVVQEGALAAG
- a CDS encoding DUF6529 family protein, with amino-acid sequence MGRGGARGPAAPGDRFAAWLLKSCLTVLTLLAALTAYVLIYSSRPAAKRDPDKGARLRRRHRIFGWATLGLYVLLTGICIVAHGLRGNTDRVVLRSVVGFVGLALCAAKVLSRSGGSRGGPATSWAARCCW
- a CDS encoding tetratricopeptide repeat protein; this encodes MPRFHPLFCTFLLALLAPTARGDTPEAEEPDTFPLPEPIQITTRFSFDSSPVVDRGDNRLAFVSDSSGNMDIWLMDLESRELTQLTTSTADDYNPVWSPDGTKIYFTSTRDDPEGEIYVYSIEIGFTTRLTNHLGRDETPEPTPDENYIYFTRSEPADYRPPPGSADAEWEPSPNLANIYRVDRTGDGLQRITEAGGANPTLSPDGIWLCYVVPGVGGSTLEARRLSDGTRRTLVSEAGVMVRPCWRPEGILFTRFALDTNSDGVVDTRDNAQLCFLEAEPLQHILEGGLPGAAAADRLKPGQAAYRRLTAGANWDGFADTDGVLVYFSSDRSTNGDIWSMPLAPPEMPKNPSTALRLARGIVEDPLARLLAFTLFVDAFYRQDDLSARAQLELASAMENLGWTRQAGIERAGVVGRWPGGITAGAESVLSKLQQEWLGAIYFDQLPAAYRYVEEGRTVEEITPDLLARARDMAVETVEYVPEVACGCLVLAGDILYRVGRVEEALESYDTAARLGSDFSLRAEADFKAARSLERMGRHDKARERYLYVLTNYPAEKRWQNLTQRDLVSLTVGNMRDVERIVALEDMTRDFADYPELAGYAQAQIGDELKRMSQEEEALVAYRTVLADYPRASFLGVSVLFKIADLEKDLGRPEEAATALERIVGEYGELSGGLESIRASGILRRLLLDEADGYRQRNDLQRAEALIRRAMNFDYSNDRVHHALVKLYCEDMGKRDDIVQEYRDRLRDHPDDPIARYALGLALTYPSTGPGSGVNYGELSMAEDEIHQAVGLRFVFPAAWFTLGWIELERAVRERGDDDERAAGDFLEHAMDYLNLARAQNDEAEYPDFEADIELALGNASYLLYNFGPAYEHYARREELMTVPREAEVEARYHFNAGRCARHTENYAEAVRHYGIARDIFAELGNDVGVLMCTDGQALVYFEQESYDQALNCFIQSADLYSRVAQREEAAAADLTDLGDRTRAAERALAARAKRSYALRNIGVCYYFLQLYTDALDYFQQALDVLEQLGRARYSTAGSGLLDFSFSAGLVGDSSEAARGFDLAGEKELIYTFAAKCQSRRGDYRAAIACYEERLALFEETSGEKNEEVASAERGRIYNRIGYLSYKLGDLAEAAKNYLASMKACLVGGAYRGALVALSNLAEIAMNISDRMRMEGSPAGELFSDMGTDEATTDLRGIATEVQTALEEYAPKLYSVADPKLGARIANARGLLRLYLAGDNETPVERYERIRKAEAAFFVAQSAYETLGDAAGAVACEHNRGVALVQLDFAEAENLLQRARDRANLFALDRLSWRASRSLAELYLSRGESGRAKVYLEQALETVEREIGQKSQTVPLSVTFAEIRDLYEKMVILLADAGSAEDALRQVDRQQQAYLASIFADRDLELASEIDKLFLGDELFTQERISDLSNQISAGSLSTDPTVTGEMEGLRRQLVDERLHYRGIVEEQHNRKPILTALVGVYPSGLEDAEDVLRGGEILLTYFFAGDGLYAWLMDSDGVRQTRIGLNRTAARELVDRVSAGDAEALVELGRLLLSPYAGEISGARTVYIAPDGVLWRVPWPALSAGDGRPLVETTPVAVVASFSELTYCYDARNASYSKPMFFVGRIGVPDSARQAAQERSALGQHPKHQRRDPQRNLNLDRAGSRPRQRSVRPVPVLHVRRGAQPHLLPRHGRRRSAEPLRGGLRAPSVERAAGRGGPAGPARGAGEVPVRDGLGRGDAPGVRRVLRRRGAHIRRGAVLEHGPLGPGLPGGWGFRDRPVPVPQGRGDGGAPGGQREETSALGGRRRRRARFGETESGRPATWTRRWRPTATT
- a CDS encoding CHAT domain-containing protein, translating into MYRFEEAAEEYNLAADLASGVEREAMRAQVMLELGNLYQANLDDQDKAGGYAEQSRLTFAGLGDPVGESRALALLGFIATEKGDISAARAYHTEGLAKAEKYPGEPDAPTARLDNLFGLAKACWKDQSFQESLEISRKVLAELGENGPPGLIARFLGSEALSLLGMRRFDEALTAATAALEKAVASGDAQETAAAHSNLGLVYRLSGRLGIARVHFEEALTEDQRIGYSHGVSNDLRHLAAVAELEGNTAEAVAFHERYLADADLTNPRTILGYCDVARLVLPDDPAKAADCLDRARRGAVVTARPDLLWRVHHQLSRLAAYRGDRQAALAEFALALDIVRQAAPESPLSSAHQGIFVGPKQLFTHGIELALEAGDYNRSLELEETCRSVVGERTLAAADIPWRDLELGQALTRYIELSRRISLLLGAESDVGLAGALAEEGDLVGEIAERRPAFAGVVGKTATAEEIIRGVGDRRVALVYHLDGDRLWSWLVDGDGVRVVERPAQATRSAARELVGLFTSRGDQTRFDELATALAAEVIGPWTAELSAEDVDELLIIPDGELSYVPFAILPFGEGCLLDRFSLAYAPSFTAWLAPVNDAYGELPLVSFANPSTGNPQDDLPFAEKEAESIAGLFPGGPAPFTGKAALESRYYELAGQARRLHLATHTRLVPGDPLSSALLLTPAEEGDAATPVGEDGLLTVREILALPLHCELAVLSACETSVASNAPGNTAVPEGADGLEFLSLARAFLFAGADAVAATFWRTSDIATAITVRNLFLGLADGLPPAEALRRAQLSTRESFASPAYWGGFGVFTHASP